In Chryseobacterium salivictor, the DNA window TTTTATCCGGATATTTTTGGGCTAAACCCTGTAAACCGAGAAGTAAGTATTCACCGACAATCCGAGCGTTTTCTACCAGATTTTCCTTTTCGATAACTTCCAAAATTAATTGAAATCTCAGAATATCAATAAAGTTCCCGCCGAAAGTTGAATTGATCCTGGAACTTTCACGGAACACATTATTAGGAATTTCGTCGAATTTTTCTTTATTCGCCAAAACACCGCAAACCTGCGCTTTTTTACCGAAAGAAATGATATCCGGTTTTGCACTGAAATGTTCGAAAGCCCACATTTTTCCGGTAATTCCTACTCCGGTCTGTACCTCATCAAAAATCAGTAAAATTTCATTTTGGTCACAAAGATTTCTTAAACCAACAAAAAACTCATCACGGAAATGGTTGTCGCCGCCTTCTGCCTGAATCGGCTCAATGATGATACACGCCACTTTATTTGGATTTGAAAGAATGGCTTCTTCAATATTAAGGAGCGCAAGATTCTCATTTTTTATGGTTTCTTCCAAATTCTCTTCTGTAACCGGAAAATTCAAATGAGGATTAATGATTCTTGGCCAGTCGAATTTCGGAAAATACTGGTATTTTCTTGGGTCAGAAGTATTGGTTAAACTTAATGTATATCCACTTCTTCCGTGAAAGGCCTGTTTGAAATGAATACAAATTCCCGCTT includes these proteins:
- the lat gene encoding L-lysine 6-transaminase; this encodes MNNAIAPHPQPTNTVKETLSKHMLADGFDFVMDFEKSQGSWIHDRITGKNYLDMFSMFASASIGYNHPYLMERSAWLGKMAVNKPTLADVYSQEFADFMTVFERVAIPEELQYCFFIEGGTMAVENAMKACFDWKTRKNFEKGIDHEAGICIHFKQAFHGRSGYTLSLTNTSDPRKYQYFPKFDWPRIINPHLNFPVTEENLEETIKNENLALLNIEEAILSNPNKVACIIIEPIQAEGGDNHFRDEFFVGLRNLCDQNEILLIFDEVQTGVGITGKMWAFEHFSAKPDIISFGKKAQVCGVLANKEKFDEIPNNVFRESSRINSTFGGNFIDILRFQLILEVIEKENLVENARIVGEYLLLGLQGLAQKYPDKISNARGRGLMCAVDLPNGAERNKLQELLYQENVIVLSCGDHSIRFRPHLNVSTAEIQMALDKIEVCMAKM